The Euphorbia lathyris chromosome 2, ddEupLath1.1, whole genome shotgun sequence genome includes a window with the following:
- the LOC136220518 gene encoding protein SOB FIVE-LIKE 4 isoform X2, with protein MESSQLFGGAEECHSSESGWTMYLGSSINGDEQDSFSYDEDEDEDEEEEVYGGNGKNYYQELDEDSDDSMASDASSGPSHQLGLAHLKLQQDKQNHNHHQDGDGDGDGDGKFSEKKVEEENGRRRKTKDENGKFKGRKSHSFNNENTAPQSGSKLYA; from the exons ATGGAGTCTTCCCAACTTTTTGGAGGTGCAGAAGAGTGTCACAGCAGTGAATCTGGGTGGACCATGTATCTTGGCTCTTCCATTAATGGAGATGAACAAGATAGCTTTtcttatgatgaagatgaagatgaagatgaagaagaggaagtTTATGGTGGAAATGGGAAAAATTACTATCAAGAATTGGATGAAGACAGTGATGATTCCATGGCTTCTGATGCTTCTTCTGGTCCAAGTCATCAATTAGGCTTAGCTCATCTTAAGCTTCAACAGGATAAGCAAAATCATAATCATCATCAagatggagatggagatggagatggagatggGAAGTTTTCTGAAAAAAAAGTGGAGGAGGAGAATGGAAGAAGGAGAAAAACAAAGGATGAGAATGGAAAATTTAAAGGAAGGAAATCTCATAGTTTTAATAATGAGAACACTGCTCCTCAAAGTGGTTCTAAG TTGTATGCTTGA
- the LOC136220518 gene encoding protein SOB FIVE-LIKE 4 isoform X1 — protein MESSQLFGGAEECHSSESGWTMYLGSSINGDEQDSFSYDEDEDEDEEEEVYGGNGKNYYQELDEDSDDSMASDASSGPSHQLGLAHLKLQQDKQNHNHHQDGDGDGDGDGKFSEKKVEEENGRRRKTKDENGKFKGRKSHSFNNENTAPQSGSKVRKSIWMGKNK, from the coding sequence ATGGAGTCTTCCCAACTTTTTGGAGGTGCAGAAGAGTGTCACAGCAGTGAATCTGGGTGGACCATGTATCTTGGCTCTTCCATTAATGGAGATGAACAAGATAGCTTTtcttatgatgaagatgaagatgaagatgaagaagaggaagtTTATGGTGGAAATGGGAAAAATTACTATCAAGAATTGGATGAAGACAGTGATGATTCCATGGCTTCTGATGCTTCTTCTGGTCCAAGTCATCAATTAGGCTTAGCTCATCTTAAGCTTCAACAGGATAAGCAAAATCATAATCATCATCAagatggagatggagatggagatggagatggGAAGTTTTCTGAAAAAAAAGTGGAGGAGGAGAATGGAAGAAGGAGAAAAACAAAGGATGAGAATGGAAAATTTAAAGGAAGGAAATCTCATAGTTTTAATAATGAGAACACTGCTCCTCAAAGTGGTTCTAAGGTAAGAAAGAGCATTTGGATggggaaaaataaataa